Below is a window of Brassica napus cultivar Da-Ae chromosome A5, Da-Ae, whole genome shotgun sequence DNA.
TCTCGAGAAGAAGTGATCCAAGACCAGATCCAGTACCTCCTCCAACGGCGTTGAAGACAAGGAACCCTTGGAGACCAGTGCAGTTATCAGCAAGCTTCCTGATACGGTCCAAACACAGATCAACAATTTCCTTCCCaactgaaaacagatttcaAATGCAATTTCATTTCAGTTAATATAGAGTGatgatattatttataaaagggATGAGTGAGAGAATTACTGGTGTAATGTCCACGGGCGAAGTTGTTGGCAGCGTCTTCTTTACCGCTGATGAGCTGTTCAGGGTGGAAAAGCTGACGGTAAGTACCGGTCCTGACCTCGTCGATCACAGTGGGCTCAAGGTCGACAAAGACGGCACGTGGGACGTGCTTGCCCGCACCGGTCTCACTGAAGAAGGTGTTGAAAGCATCGTCACCTCCGCCAACAGTCTTGTCACTTGGCATCTGTCCATCAGGCTGCACAATTCCAGATCCAACCAGTACGTTAATACAAAACGAAACAGTGAAAAAGTGAGGATACAAATCAGGACTAAATCAATCGACACCttctatataataataaagCCTACAAGAGTTCTAGTTCATCGAACAAACATTGTTGAATCAACCATAGCAAGCAAACACAGATCTAAACGGATCTCAAATCAACTATAACAAACGTGCACACACGTATTAACGGATCTCGCATCAAGCCACGTACATTTCTTCTACAATAGATCTAAAATCAAACACAGATCTACACAACTATATCTACAATGGAAATGTAGGAACGAATACATTAGATCTGATGTAAAACGCACAGATCTATACGAAGGGGGAGACGAACCTGAATGCCATGTTCAAGGCAGTAAAGCTCCCAACAGGCGTTTCCGACCTGGATACCAGCTTGACCAATGTGGATCGAGATGCACTCCCTCATTTTCCTTTCAGATTCCTAGCCGAAGAAGACGAAGGAAGGTGGGCGTGTATGAAGACGCTCTCCTGGGAAAAATAAATCTAGATCTGGTGTGGTGGTTTAATCGATGCTGctcttgtttgttttataaGCGAAACCATCCATCTTTAGGTTAACGGCTCCTCTAGGACACGTGTGATGATAAGATTGGGTAACTGCAAACCATGGTTAATGATAGGGTTGTTGTTCTCCTGAGCTGtatattactattttcttattttaaaatttgccgCTTTGCTTCTCTTTGGGATATTTTCGTTTCAAAATCCCTTGAGATACGCTTAACCGGAATATAACCGGACCTGATCAATATCGAGTAAACCGAATCGAAGCCTCACGGCCATAGCTTTCCGATTTGCCGAGTCTTGTTTGCTTTATGGCTTCCGCCTTCAAGCCTCGAGAGGTTCGCGTCTTCGTCATCGTCTCCTCCGTTGGCCTCCCTCGCTTCGTCTCATGTAGTTATTGTTATATGTGAATCTGTGCAACAATCCAATCAGAATCAGATGGAGAGTAATCACTTAGGACTTGAGCTAATTAACTGTAATTCTATCAGATGAGAGTTCTAAGTAAGCGGCAGTGATTCTCATTTTGTTACTTATTGTTGCGCCAAGTGATGATACTAAGCTTCTCTCTTTTGTGcaaatatcaatttttataaaaaagggTGGAATGGTTCGTGTTCAATGCCCTGACTGAGTTTTGGCATATGGCTAAAGTTCTAAGATTGAAAGCAGAAGACAGGTTAAAAAATTACACTCATTTTTGTTTTATGGAAGTATTAGATAGAGATTCACGAGACCATTTGTAAAAGTTGACTTCTTTGTCTTTGACTCAATCTAAAGCTCTTCTTAGTTTGTTTTCTTGCTTCTATGTATTTAGAATATTTCTTTCAGTTAAATTACTCGTGTGTCATGTGTGTGGATAGTAAATTAAGGGGCAATCATTTTGTGGCTGTAAGTAACTGCTTGCACCTTTTTTTCTATGCAAGGGTAGAACTCTTTAATGGCAAAAGAGGTTTGGTACAAGGTTGTATACAAAGCATAGACAAATCTAGAGTTGATTTTTTCGCACAAGAAGATCAGGAGGTGATTCTTCCTCATGGCATCATGCAGTGGCAGGTGTTTGCAGCTTTGGGTATGTATGTAAATAGATTGCTATTGATTTTACAACCTCGGCAGTTTTTTTATTCCATGTTTAGCTCTCGGGTCATGATAACTTTTAAAATGTGCAATCTCAGGCTTATTGAGAAATGTACAGTAAGTGTTTTGCTTCTTCTACTATGTCTGGTCTAAACCACATGTGAATGTTGTGCCACTGAATTTGTGTATATGTTCATTGTAGGAACTCGGAGCGAGAAGTGTCACACCACTTTTAACAGAAAGATCTTCCATAATTTGTGATAACCGGGTTGACAGGTTGGAACGTGATAGTTTTGCTGCAGGTGAGCAATGTAAGTAACCATATTGTAAGGAAACACTTGATTGGTCGAAATCTtgctctttttttaattttcttggcATGTACAAGCTATTTGCCTTTATCTGTTAATGTCACAGGCCAAAGGCTACATCAAATGGTGCTGAACCATCCGATTAAATTTAATGCCTTCTTGGGTCATGTAAGTTGCAACATCCCTCTAAGCAATTCTAAAATCCTCCGTTTACAGAACTCGtaactctctttttctttttttttttttaacaccttTTGGAGTTTTCTAGAAAGAGTCAAAGTTATGTTTGGTTGCTCAGCCGAAGGTACACCTCTTCTCAGTGCAGTAAAATCCTCAGCAAAAGATCCTACGGACTGTTAATCGTTGGCCCGGAAGGCGTTAAGAAATCCTTTCTCCAATACATTGTCTGATGCAGATCTCAAACCTTCTGCTGATGTGCTACGCTTCCACATTGTCGAAATGATTGGTTAGTGCTCTACTAGACACAAATTAGATATTCTTGTTTATGACTCGTCTCAATTAGAACAATCTAACAGTCAACACTGACAATGGATCATACTTCACGAGGAAATTGGTGGGGCTGATGCTGGAAGCTGGCGGTATAGCTGTTGGACTGGGGCCACACCAGTAACGAGTTGAGACGACAACTATTGATCTTCTAGCCACTCTAGTGATGTGGTGTGACTCTCAGGAGACGGTCTAAATGGTGACTGGGCTTTAAGTGTGTGTTGCCCGTCTTGTGTTCTGTGATTTTAGTTAGATAAGTCTGGATTTTATTGCATCACAAAAAACAAGACCTGATATTGATAAAAGCGCTAGTTGTAACgaagacaaaacaaaatacattaaacaCCAAAATAAGCTTTCGCAAGAAGCAACAGAAAAGTTACAAACTCAACATGGTGGATGAGGTTTTGAATACATCCATTGTGGGAGCCACTTGGGATAACCTTACCTGACAATCCAACCATATACTACTACTTAGAAGGGATATGCTTATGCCCCAAAAGACCTTCACTATTACTCCAATTCTCTGATTCTTGATGGACAATAAACTCTCAAGAGTCCTTAAGTTACAGGATCCACAAAAAGGAAGTTCAATTTGGCAGACAGGGTACAGGATCCATCCATTGTGGGAGAACAAACTAAGATAACATGAGTACCGTAGTTATGTTGTGATTATCTTCTATATACCCTTTAGAATGGTATGTATTTATGCTATAACAACCTTCACTATTCCTCCAACTCTCTAACTCTTGATGAACAACAAACTCTTGTGTCCGCAAGTTACCTGACACCAAACAACTGTCTTGAACACTCCACATATAGACGATATCCGCATTAAACGGATTCACTGCCATGGGAAAACAATCAAAATCAGATCCCACCACAGAGACCAAGTTGATTTCTTCCCCTGACAAGTGCCCAGAATCGTTTTTGTTGTTATTCAGCTTCCAAACTTTCAATCTTCCATACAGTATCTCAATGTAGATAACATCTCCTCCCGAGGTAGTCAAGCATCTCCTAACGTCTTCGTGATACGGAAGAGGGAGAGGTATAACCTGACAGTGATCATGGTCTTCAGGGCCGAAGAAGTCATAAGCTAAAAGGCTTCCGGGTCCACTATCCTCTCCCACCGATAAAGCATCCCATTGACATTGACAGGAGGGTAATAGGCAGTGTATTGAACGGGAATAGAGGAGAGAAGCCGCTTGAAACTCCATGCCCCTGTCTCGGAAGAATACACACACACTCTCCATTCATACATTCCCATGTCGTTTGGTACAAGACTCTGATCATAAGGGTCAGGGTCACATGTCCTGACCACTTTGAAGCTCAAAACGACGCCGTCTTCGTCCACACGCGTTACCAAAGCAGTAGCTTTACATTCATGAGGAGGCGGAGGGATCTCAACCCACTGCTGTGAAACTGGGTTACCGACAAAGGTCTTGTAATAGAAAGTCATGCCGACAGTGCGAGTAGGGAACAGATCGATCCAGATCAAGCCGTTGGAAGAAGATGTATAGAAGTAGCTACGGGTGGGGAGATTAGGGTAACGTTGAAAAGGCATGATGTAAGAGCCTAGAGATCTGGGAAGATCCCATGTGCTGCATCCGTGGAAGCCCATAGCTTCTGCGATGGGGTAAGGATAATCGGTTCCGAACATGAGAGACCATGAGGATGAGGAGGAAAACGATTGTTTTTGTAGAGAGACGAAGACACGACGGAGATATGACGATTCTATCAGCGCTTTCCACTGTTTGCAGACCGATTTCAATCTGGCAATGCTTCTTAACGGCAGTCTTACAATAATCTCCACTAAGATCGCCTCTGGGATAGTTGTTGTAGCAGCAGCCTCCATAGAAATTTGATAAACTGTGGTCAATGGATTAGGGTTTCCTTCTCTTTCTTGCTACAAGAAGTCTTTTGGGTGAAAGCTCGAGTTTATgcggaagaagaaaaaatacatAACACAAGGTCAACGCAGTCAACAGTGGATGATGAGGTGGCAGTTGCAATTGCTGGCTGAGCTAGCAAGTGTCACCTTTCTTAAAAAGTTGATATGGACATTGTATCTTGAGTCAAAAGACTCAAATCTTGAGTTGTTTATAGTTAGAATACTTGCACTGAGGTAGTTAAATTTTGGTTTCAATGGCTGTTGAGTGTTGAGCGTTGAGCGTTGAGTGTTGAATGTTAAGAAAAAATTGTGTGATTGGTGaacgcaaaaaaaaatataggggATATCATGACAGGTGGCAACATGTGAATAGAGAGATGCTTTTAAAACCGAACCGGAAAAGTTTTGGATAATGGGTCCCTATAGTTTGACTGGATTCAATTGGTTTCAACCAAATTCAgtttaatgatattttgtaaataatatacatattatttagAAAACAGATCCtgtcaaataaattttttagtAACCAAAATGgtttaaaaaactttaaaataaaaaaaaacaaataaaataaaaacttatagaattatttaatagttaaaatttaaaatatatgaaaaacacatttaaacttTGTTCTTCAAGTCTTCATCACTCCAAATActttcactttaaaaaaaatcatgaaaactAAGTTCTTATTTGCTCGTATAATGTGAAGCAAGAAtaattataatgttttattcatttatgtaAATTTGGAATTTCATAATgttaatgttttaattattaacACAAGTggtcataaaataataattagacaAAGTGAGACATAGACATAAATAATACCTTGACGTGAAAATCTATGGTTGTGAGTCTTCTTGTGATTTGTGATTTGCAGAGATggtaaaattctaaaaaatgaaTTACGGCGTTGCTTTATTAatcttttacaaaatatatatttacttaaaataagaaaactagaaagggtaattattttactaataaaattttggcTTACATATAAATCATATCCGGGTTTGGTCGGTTCATTGGGTCGCTGGTTTCTAGATTTTTATGGTTTAATACAAGTTTTTAACCGGTTCAACTTTTAGTTGGGTTTTGCTATTAACCTAACCGGAACTGGTCTCTGGTTGGCGGATTAACCCGGTCCAACCGTCGGTTCGGTCTgggtttaaaaaaattggttgaGAGTGAAACACACCAACTTAATATCCTCTTAAAATGtgtaactatatttttattggttgGCAAAATTTTTGTGAGATTCTTATCCCCTcaaattattgaaattcaattattttatagtaatcatatttaagaaaaatatatatatcaaaactaaTGATTTTTATGATCTATAAATAGAGCCTAGTCTCactttatttggatacaaaaaaaaatcaatttttacgATATTTTTTGTATCAgctttcaataaaaaaaatgtgtgtttaatttttttttgttaaatggaTCACAATAATAATCCATAACACTCAAAATTCAGAATGTACCATGATTAAAAAGACTTTAAAATTTATGGATGTGATTTAAAAGTTTGTTGTTTGAATTTAGCCTATTGTACTATTAAATTATGTGTTTTATTTGCGGTTTTGTATGTTTGTATTGTGTGTATTTGAAGTTTCGTAATgttatttttatgatatttttagtattattttttgaaaattagttatgaacttactaaaaaattattaaagctatgttattttaattatttaagttaattacaatcaaaattattattaatatgtaattattaaattataaaatataaaaagatgaaacaaaAATGGTGGAGGTAAGGTgttgaatttattaaacaaaactattgtATAGGTTAAAAATGAAATGGTGTTAAACAATTAGGTGGAAGACATAAAAAATGATGGTGTTGAATAAATTTACGTCCTCAAATGAATTTAGTTTTATGTAATTATAGcattttgtttcaaaaacaaagaaatgtaATCATAGCATCAAAAGTAAACCACTTGTTCTTagattttatagaaaaaaaaatattatatttgtttttttgaataaaaaacaaaaaaaaacgcaaTATTCTATTGGTTCTGTATGCTATGAGATCAGTAAATCAAGGACACCATCCCATTGATATTCAAGAGAGGTTAAGAACCAGTGTAGTTGACCGGATGAGAGGAGAGAAATCGCTTTAAAGTCCATAAACTGTATCAAACGAATAAACATACACTCACCATTCATGCATTCCCATGTAATGTCTATATACGCTTACTCATTGGACAAGTGTCACAAGTCCTTACTCACCATTTTAAACCCTTTGACGATACCATTCTCCACACAGCAAACCAGTGGCGGTAAGTCCTTACTCACCATTTTAAACCCTTTGACGATACCATTCTCCACACAGCAAACCAGTGGCGGTACATTAATCTGGAGGTGGAGGGGTTTCAACCAGTGGCGGAACCAGAAATTTTTTTGTACCGGAAtcggaaaaaaaatcaaaacataatgtttaaatgaccaaaaaactacaaatatattataccaaaaaaaaactacaaatatattataccaaaaaaaaactacaaatgtACTATACGCTCACTCATAGCTTGAAACCTTTTTATAACAGTTTCATTGGCTACatcttcaaatatattttttccaatAAAACAAATAAGACAAGCACTTAGAAACTGATCACCGATACGATTTCGTAATACTGTCTTGACGATCTTCATTCCTGAAAAACATCTCTCAACGGTTGCGGTTGCAACGGGCAAAGTCAAAGATAACTTCAAGAGCCTATACACCAAAGGTTTAGAAAGATGATTTTGGTTTCTACCATTAACCGCGATAGATCTCCAAGATGTTTCAAATCAGCAAACCTTTCATCTCCTCGTACATTATcaatataaatgtcaagttgCTGCTTAAGTGATATGCACTCCATAACACTAAAATCCTCAGGATAGAATTTAGCCAGTCTCAATAACTTTTCTTTATCAAACTCACGGAATGAAGCAGTAGGACTTAAAGCTGATGTGCAAACGAGTAACTCAGAGTTTACCTCGTTAAAGCGACCATTAAACTCTTGAAGCTCCATATCCAATATTGTATAAAAACAGTTAACTTGATAATGATGCAAGTTGGTAATGTTGGTCTTTTTGTGTGGCTTTCTTGGATCGATGAAATCGTCCTCCATGTTGAGAATACCAGTGTCATGTTTCTTACAAAAAGCTAAAACATCATTCACAAAAGAATTCCAGCCATCATCTCTGAACTTCTGTAGTTGCCGCTTAGTGGATTCTACTAGTGAGACAACATTTAGGATGTCTTGATCTTTTAGTTGAAGGCCAGTGACAAGTTCTCTGTGAGTCCCAAAATGTGCAACATCAAATGTAGGTAGAACACACAATCAAAAGTATGGATATATTTGAGAAGACCATTTGCTTGACTTCGCTGGGTAAGATCAGCACTTTCATCCTCGACGTACATAAGCATCTCATCCACAGAAGAAAACATCTCAACTAACCGCATCAACGTTTTATAATGAGAACCCCAATGTGTACTCCCTGGTCTTGGAAGAGAAGACTCTTGATTCAATCCTTTTCCAGTCTTGATTTCACCACTGCTTATTCCCTTTTCAATTATATCCCGCTGAATTTCTCGCattttatatttccttttaCAAGAAGCTGCAACCACATTCACTAACAAAGAAATCTTATCAAAGAAATCTCTAATTTCAAAATGTTTCTTCGCGACAGCAACAACTACCAATTGTAGTTGGTGAGCAAAACAGTGTACATAGTATGCCGAACtgttttcttttgaaatcaGTGCTCTCAGACCATTAAATTCACCTCTCATATTTCCTGCTCCATCATAGCCTTGTCCTCTCACCATTTTCAGACTCAGACTATATTTAGCAAGCAATGAATCAATTCCAGATTTCAAAGATAAAGAACATGTATCTTTCACATGGATAAGACCAACAAATCTCTCTTTGACCATACCGTGTTTATCGACAAAGCGAAAAACTATAGCCATTTGCTCTTTCATAGAACAATCAGCTGAATTCATCCACCAATAAAGCAAACACATAATTATCCATCTCTTGAACTATGAAATTAATTACTTCTTCTAAAAAGCAATTAACAATGTCTTTTTGAATAGGATGAGACACCATTTGATTATTTCCAGGAGCATTCTTCAGCACAACCTTGCTCACATCTTCATTCTGTGCAGCAGTATATTTCACTAACTCCAAAAAATTTCCTTTGCTGCTAGAATCGACTGTCTCATCATGAGCACGAAACGGTAATCCTTTTTTCAGTAAGTATCTAGCAGCATCGACTGAAGCATTTAGTCGGATACGATACTCTTTTTTTACAACATCGGTTTGCTTTTGGAAAGCATGTTTGATTGACTGACCTTGTCTCATCAAATCTTCACACTTCTTTTTGGCTATGTTGTGAAAGCTATTTACCGCACCTACATGGCCAGCCAATTTGTCAGACTTATTCCAACTATCAAATTCCTCTGTGACAAATCCAACACTTCCACTTTTCTTCTCGTTGCTGaataaataacaaaagaaacaatatgCCTTCTCTTTCTTGACACTGTATTCCAACCAATCACCATACTGATCAAACCAAGAAGGATTAAACCGCCTTAATGCACCTGAGATAACTCTTTGGTTAAAACTATGCCCACGAGGTTGACAAGGTCCTCTAGTCAAGTACTTGCGTCTCACCTCATCTATTTGATTATGATCATATTCATGAATCCCTTTTCTTTCTCCGGGATCATGCGGCATGTCGTCTAGATGAATATCATCGGTTGATGGAGATTTTCTTTTCAGATTTAGAAATTTATCCATTAGCTTACTGTTAAATAAGATAGATTAGTTTTTTTGAGATATAAAActaatcattaaaaatattcagatcaTGACATAAagtaacaaaataaacaaaagagtagaatataacaaaaaaagtatataaaaaacgAACCTGAATGTGGAGAGCACGAGTTGGAACAGGTCGCCGTCGTCTTGTGTTTGCAGAGGAAGAGAAaggtttttttttcctattttcaatgtttttgtattataatttatttgggCTTAATATAAGCTGGGCTTAAactaaaataacactaaagtttaaatacccaaaatatgtttaatgattttaaattgtttttgcaactatagaaataaaataagattaaaactaatataattaaattttgccTTTAATGTCTTGTAATTATTTTTGTGGggtcaaatttattttttaagtggaatcaatacaaaatttatcttaatttttttttatggggtcagctgaccccccTACCCCTTAGCTGCCTCCGCCCCTGGTTTCAACCCATTGTTCTAAAACCGGA
It encodes the following:
- the LOC125608574 gene encoding zinc finger MYM-type protein 1-like, whose protein sequence is MDKFLNLKRKSPSTDDIHLDDMPHDPGERKGIHEYDHNQIDEVRRKYLTRGPCQPRGHSFNQRVISGALRRFNPSWFDQYEEFDSWNKSDKLAGHVGAVNSFHNIAKKKCEDLMRQGQSIKHAFQKQTDVVKKEYRIRLNASVDAARYLLKKGLPFRAHDETVDSSSKGNFLELVKYTAAQNEDVSKQMAIVFRFVDKHGMVKERFVGLIHVKDTCSLSLKSGIDSLLAKYSLSLKMVRGQGYDGAGNMRGEFNGLRALISKENSSAYYVHCFAHQLQLVVVAVAKKHFEIRDFFDKISLLVNVVAASCKRKYKMREIQRDIIEKGISSGEIKTGKGLNQESSLPRPGSTHWGSHYKTLMRLVEMFSSVDEMLIELVTGLQLKDQDILNVVSLVESTKRQLQKFRDDGWNSFVNDVLAFCKKHDTGILNMEDDFIDPRKPHKKTNITNLHHYQVNCFYTILDMELQEFNGRFNEVNSELLVCTSALSPTASFREFDKEKLLRLAKFYPEDFSVMECISLKQQLDIYIDNVRGDERFADLKHLGDLSRLMVETKIIFLNLWCIGS